Proteins encoded by one window of Labrus bergylta chromosome 2, fLabBer1.1, whole genome shotgun sequence:
- the LOC136181155 gene encoding stonustoxin subunit beta-like has translation MDVKCVCVCVCVCVCVCVCVCVCVCVCVCVCVCVCVCVCVCVCVCVCVCVCSLSGCLITEEGCASLASALSSSPLRHLDLSYNHPGERGEKLLSAGLEDPHCRLETLRLDHSGLHRLDPGPRKYACELELDTNTVSRKLKLSDNNRKVTRVEELQSYPDHPDRFEYWCPQLLCRTGLTGRCYWEVEWRGEVDVSVSYRGIRSRGGSDECVFGLSDQSWSLICSDEGYSVCHNNRRTEISSSSSSSSSSSVSNRVAVYVDCPAGSLSFYRVSSGKLIHLHTFNTTFTEPLYPGFGFWSRGSSVSLCRLSV, from the exons atggatgttaagtgtgtgtgtgtgtgtgtgtgtgtgtgtgtgtgtgtgtgtgtgtgtgtgtgtgtgtgtgtgtgtgtgtgtgtgtgtgtgtgtgtgtgtgtgtgtgtgtgtgtgtgtgtgtgtgtgtgtgtgtgtgtgtgtgtgtgtgtgtgtagtctgtcaggttgtctgatcacagaagaaggttgtgcgtctctggcctcagctctaagctcctcccccctgagacatctggacctgagctacaatcatccaggagaacgaggagagaagctgctgtctgctggactggaggatccacactgcagactggagacactgag gttggaccatagtggactgcacagactggatcctggtccgaggaagt acgcctgtgagctggaactagacacaaacacagtgagcagaaaactgaaactgtctgacaacaacaggaaggtgacacgtgtggaggagcttcagtcatatcctgatcatccagacagatttgaataCTGGtgtcctcagctgctgtgtaggactggtctgactggtcgctgttactgggaggtcgagtggagaggagaggttgatgtatcagtgagttacagaggaatcagaagcaGAGGAGGCagtgatgaatgtgtgtttggattaagtgatcagtcctggagtctgatctgctctgatgaaggttactctgtctgtcacaataacagaagaacagagatctcctcctcctcctcctcctcctcctcctcctctgtctctaacagagtagcagtgtatgtggactgtcctgctggctctctgtccttctacagagtctcctctggcaaactgatccacctccacaccttcaacaccacattcactgaacctctctatcctgggtttgggtTCTGGTCTcgtggttcttcagtgtctctgtgtcgtctgtcagtctga